The Halobacillus litoralis genomic interval CTTTTACTCTAAAAAGCATAACCTTTATTTATTCCAAGAGCTCTATTCCCTTCACTTGAAGCAGATGGCCAGGGTAACTTCAATGGCTCCTATAAAGGTGACAGATGAACAAGGTGCTATCTATACAATAGATGAAGCGGTGGAGTTAGGATTTAAGGCGAAAAAAATTTATGAAATAATACCTCACAAAACTTCTAAAGGTTATGCGCATTTCAAAATGCCCTTACCTAGCAGTATTGTGCATCCACAATTTGATCTTATTGAGAAAATATATGAGGAACTAAGCTTTTCAAACATCTACCTCTATGCTTCCGAGGGAAAATTAGAGCTATTCACAAAACAATTTGAATTAACTGATCTAGAAAAGGTTTATTATGAACAATTGAATAAGCATCTAATGGATGGTAGCGTCGTCCACAAAACTGGTGTTACAATCGCTAATTCTAGTATTGAAACCATTTCTTTTCCGGTCCATCGAGATTATAAGGATTTATTGATTAAACATGCAGAGCTTAAAGGGATTAGTTTAGGTGACTATGTGAAGCGGATTGTAGAAACACATGTGGATCAAGAGAACAATAAATAATAACCCAATTAATACTCTTGTGACTAAGTAAGCCGAATCATTAGTTTTCTGCGCTAAACAATTGCTTAAATCCTTGTATAATTCTACAA includes:
- a CDS encoding helix-turn-helix domain-containing protein gives rise to the protein MSKETYMSPKEAADYLEKSLLSVYKYINDGKLSVAQEEGISTKRNRLLYTSEVKEFKNRTSKPGWTTGDIGKKLNISASSVYSFIENGDLKGEKKRWGNREVYFVEPKEALRFIDWYQQERGSSTLTSPKKNEGKSFYSKKHNLYLFQELYSLHLKQMARVTSMAPIKVTDEQGAIYTIDEAVELGFKAKKIYEIIPHKTSKGYAHFKMPLPSSIVHPQFDLIEKIYEELSFSNIYLYASEGKLELFTKQFELTDLEKVYYEQLNKHLMDGSVVHKTGVTIANSSIETISFPVHRDYKDLLIKHAELKGISLGDYVKRIVETHVDQENNK